A genomic region of Zalophus californianus isolate mZalCal1 chromosome 1, mZalCal1.pri.v2, whole genome shotgun sequence contains the following coding sequences:
- the HTR1F gene encoding 5-hydroxytryptamine receptor 1F, with product MDFLNSSDQNLTSEELLNRMPSKILVSLTLSGLALMTTTINSLVIAAIIVTRKLHHPANYLICSLAVTDFLVAVLVMPFSIVYIVRESWIMGQVVCDIWLSIDITCCTCSILHLSAIALDRYRAITDAVEYSRKRTPKHAGIMITIVWIISIFISMPPLFWRHQGTSRDDECIIKHDHIVSTIYSTFGAFYIPLTLILILYYKIYKAAKTLYHKRQASRIAKEEVNGQVLLGSGEKSTRLVSKPYMLEKSLSYPSTDFEKIHSTVKSSRSELKHEKSWRRQKISGTRERKAATTLGLILGAFVICWLPFFVKELVVNVCEKCKISEEMSNFLTWLGYLNSLINPLIYTIFNEDFKKAFQKLVRCRC from the coding sequence atggatttcttaAACTCATCTGATCAAAACTTGACCTCAGAAGAACTGTTAAACAGAATGCCATCCAAAATTCTCGTGTCCCTCACTCTCTCTGGGCTGGCTCTGATGACAACGACCATCAACTCCCTTGTGATTGCTGCAATTATTGTGACCCGGAAGCTGCACCACCCCGCCAACTATTTAATTTGCTCCCTTGCAGTCACAGATTTTCTTGTAGCTGTCCTGGTGATGCCTTTCAGCATTGTGTATATTGTGAGAGAGAGCTGGATTATGGGGCAAGTGGTCTGTGACATCTGGCTGAGCATTGACATCACGTGCTGCACGTGTTCCATCTTACATCTCTCTGCTATAGCTTTGGATCGGTATCGGGCAATCACAGATGCTGTGGAGTACTCCAGGAAAAGGACTCCCAAGCATGCTGGCATTATGATTACAATTGTTTGgattatatctatttttatctctATGCCTCCTTTATTCTGGAGGCACCAAGGAACTAGCCGAGATGATGAGTGCATCATCAAACACGACCACATTGTTTCCACTATTTACTCAACGTTTGGAGCTTTCTACATCCCATTGACATTGATTTTGATCCTCtactacaaaatatataaagcagcaAAAACGTTATACCACAAGAGACAAGCAAGTAGGATTGCCAAGGAGGAGGTGAATGGCCAAGTCCTTTTGGGGAGTGGTGAGAAAAGCACTAGACTAGTCTCCAAACCCTACATGCTAGAAAAATCTTTATCTTATCCATCAACAGACTTTGAGAAAATTCATAGCACAGTGAAAAGCTCCAGGTCTGAATTAAAGCATGAGAAATCTTGGAGAAGGCAAAAGATCTCAGGCACAAGAGAACGCAAAGCAGCCACTACCCTGGGATTAATCTTGGGTGCATTTGTAATATGTTGGCTGCCTTTCTTTGTTAAAGAATTGGTTGTTAATGTCTGTGAAAAGTGTAAAATTTCTGAAGAAATGTCAAATTTTTTGACATGGCTTGGCTATCTCAATTCCCTTATAAATCCACTGATTTATACAATCTTTAATGAAGACTTCAAGAAAGCATTCCAAAAGCTTGTACGATGCCGATGTTAA